In the genome of Acanthopagrus latus isolate v.2019 chromosome 4, fAcaLat1.1, whole genome shotgun sequence, the window ttttatcatctgttttttcttgccGTTATTCTTTTAAGTGATCTGAATGTGCCATGCTACCCTCATGTGCTTGCTTCTTATAGAAGTTTTGTCATGAATGGCTGCTACATGCTATGTGCCATTAGAGATGTGTCCCCCTCACAGCTGATTCCTGTCTAATGATCTGTTCACATTTCCCCACCTTTCCTttacacacagagaagaaaaaaaatcagttttcttaatatttttcatatagtgttgtagtgtgtgtgtgtgtgtgtgcgtgtgtgttttaaactggctTACTACTACCTGTTAAAAGCCTGTTGTCCTCATTTGCAGAATGTAAGTCCTTACTTGCGTTGTCCAGTGCACTGTGTGCGCTCACTCTTGTAAATATCACAGAAGGTGTCATGGATCAGGGTTGAGGTTTACATGTTTGAAGAGATTAGAAGAgattgtctgtgtgtctggatgATGTGACGTGATTGGTACAACTGACTGCAGTGCACTACTTAGTCAGGAATCTCTGGGATTATTATGGCAGGAGAGTTGAGGAAGACCATTTGCTTTTCAGCAACCTTAATGCAGTGTATTTATtagtttgtgtgaatgaaaatcTGTGAAAGTCTTGGTGACAGTCATTGTGTTCATAATTTTTAAAGTGCAgcccacaaatgaaaatgatgtggTAACATACTGCATTTTTCATTCTTAGTGTGTAGTTGTGTCACATTGGGTGCTACATGATTATGGTGATGGTTTAATATCGGTTAGCcaggatcagtgttttctgtgctgttCCCTGGGTGTTGTAATAAACTGCTGGTAAGAGCCAAGTCATAATCTTCTAaactgttgtgtctgtttttgcattGCTTTTATTTGCGCTGATGTACATAGTCAAACCTTTGCAATTTGCTACAGCCACAGAGTAATAATAGCACACAGGTAAATACACTGAATTAAGctgattgaaaatgaaaatactgaacCAGGTTGTCTGAACATGGCATCCCCTCTCCtcactgtttgatttttaaGCTTCTTCCCCGTTAAAGGCTGAAATCATTATAAGCTGTTTGTATAAAAGCATTTCTCTCATTTTGAGAagtatatttctatattttgagCTGAACGAGGTCACCCTGACATTGTGGGGTTTGCTGATCAAAACTCTGTACAGACTTCTGCCTTTCATTCATTGTTTACCTGTGCCTGCAATTAATAAACTTCAAGCTCTTTATCACTTACTGATTTTATTTCCCCGGtgtacaaaataaatgctgtatcaggttttctttttgtgacaaTGTTtacttattgttttttttttgtttgtttttttaactaaatgCTAATGACAGCAGGCAACATGTTCACAGTGATAATGCCAACATGTTTACTAAGGgcagtgttgtgaaaaataCTCAAAAGTCATATAGGAATAAAAGTTAagatatattaaaatattactgTGGCAAAAGTATCTACCATACAAATAGTACTTtagtaaaagtatctgatatgtGATGTACTTCAATATTTtaagtaattttctggttaaaatgtaattaagtatcaaaagtaaatgtGCTGCAGCATCCAATCTGTGATGAACTAGGAActcaagttatcaaataaatgtagaaagTAAAAAGTGCATCCAAATGTAGTGAAGTATATAGTAGCATAATATCTAAATACTCAGTATAGTACAAGTATTTCAAAGTCACACAGATGTACAGTACTTGTATAAATGAAGTcatttacattccatcactgactaaggtttatttcatgtttagcTCTCGGTTGAAAGTCAGGAGATTGAGGACACAAAACCAACTtacatcatcaaaacaaacaagaaaaaacgcTTTTTAGAAGTTGCTATATTTAATAAGCAATTACATTGTTATTCTTGTACAACTTAACACGCTTACAAAACAAAGAGGTACACCCATCAGTCGTACAGTATGTAAATGTATCAACATGTCTGAGGAATGTGGTCTTTGTAGGAGTCCCTGGCGCATTTgtaacagttttctttttcttctttacataTTATTTACAGATCTCAACTGAGCTAACAGCGCCTGGACATGGCAGACAGATAAGTGAGAGTCTCTTTTTGTGGATTTGATGCTGGGGTAAACTCCCAGCATCTGCTGTCATGGAAAAGGACACGTGTTCAAACCATGTCCCAACCTGCTGGTGTCATCATGTTAAAAAACCTTCCACACTCTGTTATATGTACATAATATAAACAGATTCCAGAAAAGTGCATTAAGAGATTACCCAAACACAAATATCTCCTGGACCACAGTAAATTAGCATAATGTGTTACGGTTGTGGTACCACAGCTTCAGCAAGGAAATCTACTTATTATGGAAAtttgacaataataataataataataataataataataataatttcatatttcaaatgCCTCATAATGAGTCAAGACCTTGAGTCAAAAGTACCACTGGAACTAAAATGAATTCAACAGTATCATAGTAAGTCAGTGGACCAGATGTAACTGCAGAGTTGATGTCTTTGGGGAGGTGGAAGAAGGCCCGTGCACAAGTAAACTGCCAGCCATCCATCTGTCAGTATGGATCATGATATTGCTATTGAACAACACATTGAGGGCAAGTACTGTATCATAACATCAGGCTGAGAAATCTGAAATCCAATAACTGTCTTGGCCGGTCAAGCACCTTGAAAGAGTTCACAGTGGCATTCCCAGAGATGAAGCTGAACAGACACTTGGGGTGCTCAGAGACCAAAGAGGGAGATAGGTGAacattaaaaatctgaaaaacagcTGGTCAGCATGTGTTGTAATGATGAAGCTTATTCATTTTAGTTCACAGCCACAAACTTCCCTTCATCCTCATGTCTCTCCTGTGCTGTAAATTATGCTGGGAAAGATGAGTGTCGTGAAGAAAATCTCTAACAATAATATTCTAGTATGAAGGCACCTGCAGTATCTCTCAAGAAAGAGTAGTCATAGAATAAAGACAAGAGCGAGGGTAAAAAGGACAGCTAGATACTGTAGCCAGGCAGAGATCTAGGCAGAAAACACTCATCCACAGTTGACGAACAGTAAACATCATGTGAGTAATTAGTGAAATAGAGCTGAAGGTAGCAGCAGTAATAAAGAAGTATTGCTAAGTGCAGAACCTGCTTGCATATTTACCTCATAAATGTTACACAATCAAAATACCCGCACAAACCAATCCACTATATAAAccatcacacacatttcataAGGCACATTAGCTCAAGGATTTAGTTAAAGTCATAAAAGCAGAATATGTTGGAAGCGaagcagaaagtgacagacgGGGTTCCTTGAGTGAGTCGAAGGGAGGAGATCTGTATGAACGGGAGAAGTTGGCACACAGATGAGGAGCATGGGGGACGGTacaaccaaaccaaccaataataaacacattaggCAGCTTCAGGCCTGAACAAGCCAATGCCCCAAGCTGCAGCTGTGCAAGACGAAACCGTTTCCTTCACCATCCACAATCTGACCAAAAGGTAAAAATTGGAAGTACAGGTGTAACTGGAGGGAATTCCTGCTTGGCTGCACTGCTCAGTCAGTGGCTTTGGATGCAGTGAGGGGCTCTGTCTCTAAAGGGTCCTCCTGAGGAAACACCACATAACACAACTTCTGGCCCTTGTACGTGACTCTTTCTGcaagacacaagacaaaaagaagaggTTTAACTCTTGAAATTAtccagatatttttcttttgaatatCCTCAGAACAGCAGCACAGGCCATCTCACCTACTAGCCTGTAGATCCATTTGGGTTTGTTCTTCCAATGAACACCCAGAAAGTATACAGGGACTCCAGTCAGCATGATGACCATCCCCAGGCCACAGACCACAGGTTCAGAGTACAGACTGAAGCCCAGCAGCACAACCCAAAATATCAAGTAGCTGATGGGGACCAACATGTTCACCTGCACAGGACAGAGACACAATTGTTTTTTCAGCCATTGTAAAACAATCACAACCTTGCATTCATTGAGAATCAGCTAAAATTCTTcaatcagaaacaaaaatacGATTCTTAACCCTCACACAGTTTGTGCAAACACTATACTGTATTCAAGTAATCTGTAtaatttattatatataatttcacaaataaatgtactaacaaatgtgtatttattatttttgacaAATGCCAAGTGTTGtgtatttaatatttgtgaCACCAGGTGGCGCCAATATATAATCCATATCTACCACTAACGGCCTAAAATCAAGTAAAAACCAGTAAACCACATCTGACAATATCTAAATGCACATAAATGATCCTGTTGACAGCGTTATTCTACTCTGCTAGTGTAATATTTGGTTTAAAAGACTGGTGCACCAGTTCCACTCAGGTTAAAGATTTAACCAGAGGGCTCTTCCTCCAGTATAATGTAGTTTTGGAATGAACATAACACTACAAGCGGCAGCTAGTAGGAGTTCCAGAATTACTAAGTCAGCTCTAGCTGGTACAGCGAGTTTCACCAACGTTAAGTGTGGCCCAGAAACATTACTGACGTTGACTGGCCACAGCTGCAACACCTGCCAGTGACCTCTCCAAGCTGGTTTAGagctaaaaagtaaaaaataaaataaaaatgttttacctctTTGTTGATGTACTCGCTCGGTAAATGTAGGCAATAATAAGTAAGTTCATTTTCAGATCAATGTTAAGATGAGCTTAACATCTTCTCTTGTCTGATCTGAGTCTACAGATGATGGTTTTTCCACACTACCCAAATTTTAACAATAAATTGCCAATTCAGTAATTATCAATAACTAAACAGTAGGTCCAACTGTATGCACATTTGGAAGAAATttcacaaatgtcacattttggtTGTGTGGCACTTGTGTTTATTGTTGCGATACAGAATAGGCACACTttgtatctctgtctctgtatcttACATAGTTTTCACAGTCCAGTTCTACTCCCCAGTGTGTCCTGCCCTTATTCTATAGTCTTTGGATTTAATCTGagtgtgtatatacagtatgtttttaacatttcccAATTATCGTTGATTAGGTAAAAATCTGAAGTTTTGGCACAGATGACAGGGTTAGTTTAATTGAAGCAGACTTGAAAGGTGGGTGActttatctttactttttcaACAAGGCATTCAGTAAAATAGAATACAAGTTTTGTCCCTGCAGTGAGTTTATGGTACTCCACTGTACCTTGATGGGTCGGGCCAGGTTGGGTCTCTGCTTGCGGAGGTAGAGGAGGCCAGCAATGGTCACCCCATAGGACAGATAGTTGATGAACGACACATAGTTGATCAGGTTGTGTGTCTCCCCAATACACAGGATGACTATGGTGGCTACGCACTGTGGTAGAGGAAGGTAGGTTCAAATGTTGCTTGTGTATTAAACTAACTGAAAAGAATGCAAAAATAGTACAATATCAATACTCAACAATGGTAGACAAAACTGAGTGGAGCACTCACGCAGAGCAGCAGGGCTGGGATTGGGGTGCAGTTTTTCAAGTGGATCATAGCCAGGAGATAGGGCAGGTGACCCTCTCTGGCTCCAGAGaaacacagtctgcatgcaggAAGACACATTCTTGTGAGAGTGCATGTTCACGGTCACTAAAGTCATGGCACATTTGTTTGGTATGTGGTGTGCAACACagagagttgtgtgtgtgttctaccTGGAGGAGGTGAACAGATATCCGTTGATCCCTCCAAAGGTAGAAAGAGCTACAGAGATCGGCATCACCCAAGAAAACATCCCCAGCAGCTTTTCCCCGAATGTCTAGAACACAACATCATCTGATGGATTAGATTATTGATTTTCACTGTGTGATGGATATACTGATTGATCCATTCAGTCCCCAACAGTAATGCATTACCAGATTAATTTCACTCAAAGATGCAATGTACATTTTGAACTCCATGCACAGATATTAGACTGCAGACTGGCTATACATACAAATCTTGTGTGTGGCTGAGATGGAAAActgtctgtatttgtatttcaggTCCTTCACAGGGGGATTTACAAACTGAACTCATGACTGTTTTCCAGTTATCTCCTCTGGGatgatggaaaaaatgaaacaaactttaATCTTATTGACCGAGTAAATTGATTTAGGTCTGTCCCATGCTAGGATTCTCAGCTTCAGTAGGCTTACAGTCTCAGATGTTTCCAGACAACTGAGCGTCTTGTTATAAGTATCAAACATCCTTTCATGGAGCTGGAGAGCTGCTCACCACTGCCACAGCATTAGaggccagcagctcctcagggGTCATGGAGGAGAAGTAGGCAATGTTGGTCATAGTGTAGACCAGTGTCACCAGTGGGATGGAGACGTAGATGGCACGGGGCAGGTTCCtagtaaaataaattatataagCAATAGTTACATTTTTATGCTCCTGCATCACAAAACTTGAATTTCTGCAGGTTTTACAGAATAATTACAAGTCATGATGTAAAACTACCATCTATGAATTTCAAACCAATAATATAGCTCTGAATTAAGGGACTGAGTTGCACATTATGTTCCACAATATATAAGTGTAAACCTGCAGAGAAGTGAAAtgctgtctgtgcatgtgtgtgccatACTTGCGTGGCTCCACGACTTCCTCCGTGACATAATTGAGGAAATTCCAGCCGCTGTAGGCGAAGGAGGCTTGAAGAAAGGCCAGCGCTATCTGTCCCACTGATGGGTCCTCGCTGAATTCAAAGGCTGTACTGGGCCGCAGGGCGTCATAGTGTCCTGGACAGGGTGAGAGGAAGCGATGTGagaataaaacagtgaaaagaatATCACACATTATTACACTTtgaagaaatgcaaaatgtcaatgttttttcACTGGCTGGTCAGTGTTTTAAAGTCAGTTATAAAATgatcagttcattttttaaatacattttttttccaatttgtAATTGTTTCCATCTAAGGAACTTTCAATGTTATGTCTAGTTATGAGCACAAAGGGTCAGCATTGTGAATCCATAATAATCTGCTGTGAAGGAAGGCACTGACTGGCAGCAGCTTTCACTCCAAATGACCTCATGGGGAACAATGAGAAACCAAAAGGTATATAAACACCATTATACATTAAATCTACCCCTTTAATACAGTTTTTAAAGGTCATTCCTTCATCTTTGacttggttttttttggcatatttttaatcaaaatgttataTCCTGCAAATGCAACCCTCAAACCATTCTGAGGATCGAGAATGAGTGTTTATTTTGCCTAACAAagttttttaaagatgttttatttgactaaatgtattcattttctgtctcactgagcTTTCCTGTTGTCATTTTTGCACGACTGCAATACTCACCCTTGTCATTATCCAAATTAGTTCCTTATACACTTTTTCAACTATTCAAATATTCTGTTTCCTTATGAAAAGAAGTAAGCCaactctgtgtgcgtgtgtgtgtgtgtgcgtgcgtgcgtagGATagaatatatgtaaatgtatgtgtgttcacCTCGAAAGATTTGGACGAGTCCAACAACTATGATGAGTACCAGAGCGAGGAGTTTTCCTACAGTGAAAACATCCTGGATCCTGGTCGCCCAGCGCACACTGGAGCAGTTCACCCAGGTCAGGAACACTGTAGAGATGcacaaaaatacagacaattaaaaacattaaaaaggatCATCGTTCTGACAGTCTTTGCCTTACGAGAGCAGGAGCTCTGTTTCATTTGCCTCAGCCTCCTCTTAATGAATCACCTCCACTGATATCAGAAGAAATAAATCCACTTATGAGAACTACAATATTAACCTTCAGGGAAATGTAGGATACACATTCACCAGTCAGATGCATGTTTTATGAAGTCGAATTAAGTACATTCATTCTAAAATGCTTAGCACAAAGGTTAGATTCCTGATTATCGTCTCACTGACTCCACATTGCTCTCGTCAGCACACAGAAGTAAAAAGGAAGACTCTTTCCTGCCAAACAGACAAATTTGTAGAATGAAACACTTCCCATTTCCCATTTCCTccttgtgtatgtgtttatgggCCCCTGCTCCCCACACTTTTCTCTCAGCCGCTGACCTTCACACTGACCCTCAGTTTTGCGTGTTTGTGAGTACCACCATAACAAGGGCTGGCCAAATTCCAAGTGAGCCAGTCCGAGAGTGTGCAAGTGGCTCTCCAGCTGCCCTTGAACTCAAGTGCAGGCTAACAAGTGAGAGGTAAACCCAGAGAGGAAGTGTAAGTCGTGTTTCCAGTAGAGATAAAGAAAAACCTTTTGAAGACctttgtgtagttttttttcctgcactcttttacacatttttttaacacaaaagtCTTTAAAACACAGACCCATAGCTGTTATCCAATCAGTACACTCACATTTGAAGAGATTTTATATATGTAACATATTTAAAACTTTAATGCAGGTAGATGCCGGGGTGGAGGCTGCTTCTGAAATGCAGTATGGTCTGTGAGTGTAGCAGCAGATGCCATGCTGTAAGCCCCCCACTCTTCTTATTCACTGCTGgttcatttagccacttgtaTCACATGaacatttcagattaaaaaacaccATTTTCTTGTCTTCTCAGTGGTGTACCATATCACAGGACTGAGCTGCATGGGCCCAACAATTGGtagattttgtgtaatatgtCATGTCCCCTTCACTGGCCTTCACACACTTACTGACCAATGCTTTTGTTTCATGTGCAATCATAACAGTTGGAATATGGAGGAAACAAATTGAGAGCCTGAGATTAGGAATTGATTTAGGCCACAGGTCATGTGAGCAGActgtctctccatctttctttgtggatgtttttgtctctcagtttactgcagctcagctgctgcttgtttccttctttattttgtttcatctggCCTTCAAAACCAAATGCACTCTCTTGTGTGAGTGGCACAgtggtatttgtgtgtgtgtgtgtatataatatataaaagcATGTATGTGCAGGGGTCGTTATCAGCCGTGCCATCCATCACCGGGGTAAGGTTCCCCTCCCACCACAGAAATCTGAACAAACTGCTTCCGCTGTtgcgggcacacacacaaacacacgtgtgaATGTTTGGCAGGAGATTTTGGCGGCACCGGGCACAGCTTTCTCTCCCCTACAACACCGCAGTGTTTTATAGTCAGTTACCCTCAGGGTGTTACATGCATTTCcgctcctgtgttcctgtgaaCCCCACTCCAGTGTTGACCCTGACAGGAAGGAGGTGCCACTGTGCTTTGAATGTGACAGCGCAGGTAAATCTGTGTCCTGCCGTCACAGCTCCTATTGAAGGCTGCCTCAGCACTAGAATACTAAACAAATTAGTGCTTTTACTCTTAATGGATTCTGATCCCTACTTGCAGATTTATCATGGGGCTTTGACCTCAGGAACGCCCCCTCATGGTCCAGGATCTACTCAGTGGAGTCACTGAACTGGCAATAACCCCTCATCCCGTCCTGTCTACTCACAAGTTGTCTGACACCAGAAGCCTCTTAGAATACAGTAAATCTGCAGGATTTAGTCTCAGTgaaacacatacagagacatGCTGACAACCAACAGTACAGTCAGTGATATAGACTAGAGGGAGATAAAAGGAGGGCTGCACCCAGCCATCACTGAAATGTATCTTTATACAAGTCCCATTTAaactcagtctttgttttaATATAGACCTTGCCAAGAAGGCGACAACAATTTCATTTGTATGCCCAGTTGTAGTTTCGTGCAGCTCTTACTTGAGGCATGTTCTAACACAAGAGTCAAACTGCCAATCAGATAATTACATCCAAAATTCCTGTACAACAGGGACAGGCTTTTTTCTGTTCAGCTTCTCAGAAAGTGGTGTACAGACATGTCTCTGAAGAGCATTTCACACACACTACCCAAGACTCCTTATTCCCTCTGTTCTGTGATGTGCATCTTATTACTGTGGTACATGTACCGTTTACTGCATTAACTCTTTACAGTTACAGTCAACACGTTTTCCTTTATTCCTGTTTGATGCACTGGGCTAGTGATTCTATCAGTTTACAAGTTTGCAggcagtgtttctgttgtttgtttcccttACATGACTGAACAAAGACGCTGAAGTGATCAAGCCAACACATGCATTACTTGATGATCTCTTGTGTCGCTGAAAAATAACTAGAAGGTGATTCAGTGACTCAGGAGTTTCAGCATTTAGTCTGGTGACTCACCACGATCCGTAAATGAAATCCTGCAGGAGGTTTGTGCATCATTCAGCATGACAAGTCCAGCATATTCAGGGAATCTGTGGTGGTATTGGACTGCCAAAACTCAACTGAAATCAGCCcaccacattaaaatgtaatggcGCATAATTTTGATGTTTAATCTTATCTTGCATATTTTTTACTGCTTCATGCATTTGTGTCTGTGCCAATAGCTGCATCGTTGTTCCAACTTTATGGAGGGCTTTTCCAAaaacctataaaaaaaaaaaaaaagcaactacTTAAGGTGTAGTAAAAACGATGTATAGACTCGCTCCAAATCATCAATTAATGAATTACATTCATTCCATgaaatggttgtttttttatataaaacatttgttttttatgccaTATTTCATGGCTACCTCAGGTCACctatttgaaaaatgttacGATATCTTAGGCCTAACCCTTGTTTTGCTGAAAATCGAGTAGATATTCAACAAAACCAGTGGCAACGATAGAACATCCAATTGCCTGAAGCATACTAACAgttttatgcacacacacaaaaaaaaaacgtacttTTCTCCGatgtctcttttctctgtgtgatcaATAGCTGACAAAATGAAGTGTGTTAAAGTAAGTCTGATGAAATGGCTGTGCTAGGCACATGACCCATGCTGCCGTGAGCTGTCAAGTGCTTCTATTCTTAGAAGAACACAACCAGCCCACAACTGGACCTGTCTGGTTTTCACTCACACAAACCTGGGTCACTTGTGACACActgcaggggaggagggtggtgggggAGCACATATCCAGGCTGACTAACATTCATAAACCTTTCACCAAGAAAGGGTCAGTTGACCCAACAGGTTCCTCAGCAAGACTGAGGAGTGCACAGCAACATTTAATCCAGTTAATCTCCCTAAGTGTTTTTCCAAACAGTCGACCAAGAGCTGCAAACTATTTACAGTTTATCTGTAACAGGCAAGACACTTAAATACTGATCTCCAGTTGTCATTTCCCTTTACGCAGACTATGAGCAACTAGACTTGGTTTTCACTTTTGTGGGTCAAATTGGTTTCAGGTCCTGAATAAGTCTATGGAGTGCATTATGATGAACAGTACTGCAGAGTGACTCACTGTCTACAGAGCTGTGTGAGCCAAAGGCTTTAACAATGTGTTAAAATAGCACTCCATCATTTCTCTCAGTAAGGACTGTAGGTGGTGATGGCAACAATCACGCCCACATTTGCAATGAGGGCACACAGACATAATTAAGTTTATCATTTACATCAGTGACATTTAATGCTTCTATTTTGTCttccattaaaaacatttttcacactgattaaaaaaaatatttcccttTCATCAAAAATTCTTGTTGGGTTCAGAGGGCTTTTTGCCCCCTCTTTTATCACCAACACTTCCCCTGCACATCATCAAGGATTGAACCTTATAACTGCTGATTACAGGCAGATGACTATAATCCCACTGTGACTGTAGGTCTGAAGCGTGATGCTGTGGACcagagaggaggacggggggTGGTGCCAGGCAGCCAATAGGAACATAACAGAGCCAGCCAGAATGACAGCCGGCCAATGGGATTCCCCATCATTGATGAGCAAGGTGTCCTGcccatttcctgtttccatGGAGCTTCGTGACAGGAGCGTCACGGTAACCTCTGTGAAACAATGCACAATGGCGTAGACACGCCCCCTCTCATTAGCGGCGTCCACAAAGGCTGGCACCATTATATAGTCTGACAATGATactgacacgcacacaaactCCTACAGCACATACGCACACTGAGTTGGCCCTCGGCCAAACCAGGCAGCAGTTGTAACATTCTGTCACCAAAAATAGTTGAGGTCCGCCAGTGCTGTGCTCTGTAAATGCTAACCCCAGcctgacacatgcacagataTCAGTCCCTCTCCCATCTATCCCCCATCCAGTTCAGACAAGACCCAACTGGCTGTTTTGTTGACCAGATGATGTTTAGCTCACCGGGAGTCACTCTGGATCAGTCAGCTGACCAGAATGTCTGAAGTGTGATACTCAGAACCAGCATGTCACAATGACTGTGGCATGAGTCCAGAGTGGCTGCAAACAGGAATGTAAACCAGCCAGTCACACTATCAATACACCAATGGGATCCTCTGAAAATGGTTTCTGAAAGATGTCCAAATACCGATGCTATGGGTTGgctaaaggcccccacacaccgcccagactccAACCtacagccaactgcctttatcaGACCGCTCTGTTGCCTCTCATCTGACCCGTTCAGCTGAAAAGCTGCATTGAACACAacgcttcgacgtgctgccagctccacagtagcatgTACGTTCTGTACTTGTGTGAGATGCATTAAGCCTCCTTAACAGTGGGTGGCGCTAGTCTCGTGCCAATACTccaaaacatgataaacaggaaatgacagaacagagtgcatagaaaaacaaagttcaCACAGCATTTCATCGTGTccacacactgcgctgattctctagcacaccgccaatcagaatggtcatacagctagcacacaaccaatcagagtatccaatggctcagacggctgACAGACAACCTTCTCAGGcttcgcatgttgaatcggagcaaACAACGTCTGCACggctccaaaagcttccaacgcagctgaacacagcaaacagatttgttcccgacctcgtccgagtctccccaaacgcttcagatggCCAATGGTTGGATCTTTCTCcagatttgcagatttttttttttttaaatcatagaATGACAATATTTTCAGCACTGCAATAGAGGCTTCAaagtgtaaaaaacaaaatgtaaaaagacatTCAGTACAGCCATAGTAATATTCTATAAACTGCCCaattaaacaacaacactgatgcCAACTAGTGCAATGCTCTTAAAACATGCTGTCCAGCACAAATCATCTGATTatgtgaggggtttacagattTGGCCTTcagcctcctgctctgctcatAAGGATAATATTAAACAAGTTTACCAAtgtaaacattcacattttaaa includes:
- the slc7a10a gene encoding solute carrier family 7 member 10a, which gives rise to MGDKEKKKKDKSSERVTLKKEIGLLSACAIIIGNIIGSGIFISPKGVLEHAGSVGLSLIVWVCGGGICALGSLCYAELGVTIPKSGGDYSYVTEIFGGLVGFLLLWSAVLIMYPTTLAVIALTFSNYVLQPAFQNCLPPYIATRLLATICILFLTWVNCSSVRWATRIQDVFTVGKLLALVLIIVVGLVQIFRGHYDALRPSTAFEFSEDPSVGQIALAFLQASFAYSGWNFLNYVTEEVVEPRKNLPRAIYVSIPLVTLVYTMTNIAYFSSMTPEELLASNAVAVTFGEKLLGMFSWVMPISVALSTFGGINGYLFTSSRLCFSGAREGHLPYLLAMIHLKNCTPIPALLLCCVATIVILCIGETHNLINYVSFINYLSYGVTIAGLLYLRKQRPNLARPIKVNMLVPISYLIFWVVLLGFSLYSEPVVCGLGMVIMLTGVPVYFLGVHWKNKPKWIYRLVERVTYKGQKLCYVVFPQEDPLETEPLTASKATD